A single region of the Oryzias latipes chromosome 19, ASM223467v1 genome encodes:
- the rnf40 gene encoding E3 ubiquitin-protein ligase BRE1B isoform X2, translating into MSGSGGGKRPSGGDSPPGPPEKKSKKEEKTTTTLIEPIRIAGVSSTEEMDMKVIQFKNKKLCERLEQRQAMEDELREKIEKLEKRQATDDTTLLIVNRYWSQLEESVRLLRKRIEPEQPAPAPPMAPVADATAVDDSGVRLSSPRSEGPAPPVPEIQSESEQMDQQQVEERQEKTQEEQQPPPPAGSEELLTQTEPAPESKTDSAPPPPPLSENAKGFLAVLEQSTEEELALHLQDRMQFSKDAIAQLVCVFDRLHSRIDSMCRAAQEAACKDDNHPDIIQNRTLLEENTRLHELSTLLHGRHHKMSMEYNELVDKVTSAETKVSEMETTVEDLQWDIEKLRNREQKLNKHLAEAMEQLKSGYSSSGSSAGLAGGQITLNIQKFESLNAELEHNQELANSRMAELEKLQAELQEAVRESEKLKMDLRNIPEEVVKETLEYKCLQSQFSLLYNESLGVKTQLDEARALLLTAKNAHLRQIEHMESDELSLQKKLRTEVIQLEDTLAQVRKEYEMLRIEFEQNLAANEQAGPINREMRHLISSLQNHNLQLKGDVQRYKRKLRETQMEINKLRCQSGETGVLILEEATSDGVEVKKEEDDDQEEEEERRKELERQRAREREREREAEREREKERERDRQRSDELKRKDSDTLKMLRIELKKAQESQKEMKLLLDMYKSAPKEQRDKVQLMAAERKSKAEVEDFRMRVRELEERERKESKKLADEDALRKIRVAEETIEHLQKKLAATKQEEEALLSEMDVTGQAFEDMQEQNSRLLQQLREKDDANFKLMSERIKSNQIYKLLKEEKEELADQVLTFKTQVDAQLLVVQKLEEKEGVLQSTLAALEKELGVRTQALELNKRKAVEAAQLAEDLKVQLEHTQAKLKEIQVSVAENRTARERESSNLKRAQEDLSRLRRKLEKQKKVEVYSDADEILQEEINQYKAKLRCPCCNTRDKETVLTKCFHVFCYECLKMRYDTRQRKCPKCNCAFGANDFHRIYIT; encoded by the exons ATGTCTGGTTCTGGGGGAGGGAAGCGTCCCTCAGGAGGGGATAGCCCCCCTGGTCCCCCTGAGAAAAAGAGCAAGAAAGAGGAGAAGACCACCACCACACTTATTGAGCCAATACGTATTGCTGGAGTCTCCTCTACG GAGGAAATGGACATGAAGGTTATccagtttaaaaataagaagCTGTGCGAGCGCCTGGAGCAGAGGCAAGCGATGGAGGATGAGTTACGAGAGAAGATTGAAAAGTTAGAGAAGAGACAAGCCACTGATGACACCACTCTTCTGATTGTCAATCGCTACTGGTCACAG ttggaagagagcGTAAGGTTGCTTCGCAAACGCATTGAGCCTGAACAGCCTGCTCCGGCTCCTCCCATGGCACCAGTAGCTGACGCCACAGCAGTTGATGACAGTGGTGTCAGACTATCTTCGCCCCGCTCTGAAGGACCAGCGCCACCCGTGCCTGAAATCCAGAGCGAAAGCGAGCAGATGGACCAGCAGCAGGTCGAGGAGCGTCAGGAAAAAACCCAGGAAGAACAGCAGCCCCCACCGCCTGCCGggtcagaagagttattgacaCAGACCGAGCCAGCACCAGAATCAAAAACAG actCAGCACCGCCTCCCCCTCCATTGAGTGAAAATGCCaaggggtttttggctgtgctCGAACAAAGTACAGAGGAGGAACTGGCCTTGCATCTCCAGGACCGCATGCAGTTCAGCAAAGACGCCATCGCCCAGCTGGTGTGCGTCTTCGACAGACTGCACAGCCGCATTGACAGCATGTGCAGAGCAGCTCAGGAAGCAG CATGTAAAGACGACAACCACCCTGACATCATCCAGAACCGCACATTGCTGGAGGAGAACACGCGACTGCATGAGCTGTCCACGCTCCTGCACGGGCGCCACCACAAGATGTCAATGGAG TACAATGAGCTGGTTGACAAGGTAACAAGTGCAGAGACGAAGGTGTCTGAGATGGAAACAACGGTGGAGGACCTCCAGTGGGATATCGAGAAACTTCGCAACAGGGAACAGAAGCTGAACAAACATCTGGCTGAGGCGAtggagcag CTTAAATCTGGCTACAGCAGCTCTGGCAGCTCTGCTGGACTAGCTGGAGGGCAGATAACTCTGAACATTCAAAAG tttGAAAGTCTCAATGCAGAGTTGGAGCACAACCAGGAGTTGGCCAATAGCCGCATGGCAGAGCTGGAGAAGCTTCAAGCGGAGCTTCAGGAGGCTGTGAGAGAGAGCGAGAAGCTTAAG ATGGATTTGCGCAATATTCCAGAAGAGGTTGTGAAGGAAACGTTGGAGTACAAATGTCTGCAGTCTCAGTTCTCTCTGCTGTACAACGAATCACTCGGGGTCAAAACTCAGCTGGATGAGGCACGAGCTCTCCTGCTTACAGCGAAGAACGCTCATCTTCGTCAGATTGAACACATGGAG AGTGATGAGCTGTCGCTTCAGAAGAAACTGCGAACCGAGGTAATCCAGCTGGAAGACACTTTGGCTCAGGTGCGCAAAGAGTATGAGATGCTGCGCATCGAGTTTGAACAGAACCTGGCAGCCAATGAACAAGCAG GACCAATAAACAGAGAGATGCGACATTTAATTAGCAGTCTTCAAAACCACAACCTTCAGCTAAAGGGGGATGTGCAGCGATACAAGAGGAAGCTGCGAGAAACACAGATGGAGATAAATAAG CTACGTTGTCAAAGTGGAGAAACTGGAGTTTTAATTCTTGAAGAGGCCACAAGCGATGGCGTGGAAGTGAAAAAAGAGGAGGATGACgaccaggaggaagaggaggagaggaggaaggagctcGAGAGACAGCGGGCCcgggagagagagagggagagggaggCTGAACGGGAGCGAGAGAAGGAACGCGAGAGAGATAGGCAGCGCAGCGACGAGTTAAAGAGGAAGGACTCGGACACGCTGAAGATGCTCCGAATAGAACTCAA GAAAGCTCAGGAATCCCAGAAGGAGATGAAGCTCCTGCTCGACATGTATAAATCTGCTCCAAAGGAGCAAAGAGACAAAGTGCAGCTGATGGCGGCGGAGCGCAAATCTAaagcagag GTGGAAGACTTCAGGATGCGAGTGcgagagctggaggagagggaGAGGAAAGAAAGCAAGAAGCTGGCTGATGAAGATGCCCTCAGGAAGATCCGCGTGGCTGAAGAAACTATTGAGCATCTACAGAAGAAACTTGCTGCAACTAAGCAG gaggaggaggcttTGCTCAGTGAGATGGATGTAACTGGACAGGCCTTTGAGGACATGCAGGAGCAGAACAGCCGGCTGCTGCAGCAGCTACGGGAGAAGGACGATGCCAACTTCAAGCTGATGAGTGAGCGGATCAAATCCAATCAGATCTACAAActgctgaaggaggagaaggaggaactGGCTGACCAAGTTCTCACCTTCAAAACCCAG GTGGACGCCCAGCTGCTGGTTGTGCAGAAGCTGGAAGAAAAAGAGGGAGTCCTGCAGAGCACACTGGCTGCTTTGGAGAAGGAGCTTGGTGTCAGAACACAAGCGCTTGAGCTCAACAAGAGGAAG GCGGTGGAGGCCGCTCAGCTGGCAGAAGATTTGAAAGTGCAGCTGGAGCACACTCAGGCCAAGCTGAAGGAGATTCAGGTCTCTGTGGCGGAGAACCGCACCGCCCGCGAAAGAGAGAGCAGCAACCTTAAGCGGGCGCAG GAAGATCTATCCAGACTAAGACGGAAGCTTGAGAAGCAGAAGAAGGTGGAGGTATACTCTGATGCAGATGAGATCCTACAGGAGGAGATCAATCAGTACAAG
- the rnf40 gene encoding E3 ubiquitin-protein ligase BRE1B isoform X1: MSGSGGGKRPSGGDSPPGPPEKKSKKEEKTTTTLIEPIRIAGVSSTEEMDMKVIQFKNKKLCERLEQRQAMEDELREKIEKLEKRQATDDTTLLIVNRYWSQLEESVRLLRKRIEPEQPAPAPPMAPVADATAVDDSGVRLSSPRSEGPAPPVPEIQSESEQMDQQQVEERQEKTQEEQQPPPPAGSEELLTQTEPAPESKTDSAPPPPPLSENAKGFLAVLEQSTEEELALHLQDRMQFSKDAIAQLVCVFDRLHSRIDSMCRAAQEAACKDDNHPDIIQNRTLLEENTRLHELSTLLHGRHHKMSMEYNELVDKVTSAETKVSEMETTVEDLQWDIEKLRNREQKLNKHLAEAMEQLKSGYSSSGSSAGLAGGQITLNIQKFESLNAELEHNQELANSRMAELEKLQAELQEAVRESEKLKMDLRNIPEEVVKETLEYKCLQSQFSLLYNESLGVKTQLDEARALLLTAKNAHLRQIEHMESDELSLQKKLRTEVIQLEDTLAQVRKEYEMLRIEFEQNLAANEQAGPINREMRHLISSLQNHNLQLKGDVQRYKRKLRETQMEINKVDDDWFSFLTGCCNYLLKISMILKKLVLFPSQLRCQSGETGVLILEEATSDGVEVKKEEDDDQEEEEERRKELERQRAREREREREAEREREKERERDRQRSDELKRKDSDTLKMLRIELKKAQESQKEMKLLLDMYKSAPKEQRDKVQLMAAERKSKAEVEDFRMRVRELEERERKESKKLADEDALRKIRVAEETIEHLQKKLAATKQEEEALLSEMDVTGQAFEDMQEQNSRLLQQLREKDDANFKLMSERIKSNQIYKLLKEEKEELADQVLTFKTQVDAQLLVVQKLEEKEGVLQSTLAALEKELGVRTQALELNKRKAVEAAQLAEDLKVQLEHTQAKLKEIQVSVAENRTARERESSNLKRAQEDLSRLRRKLEKQKKVEVYSDADEILQEEINQYKAKLRCPCCNTRDKETVLTKCFHVFCYECLKMRYDTRQRKCPKCNCAFGANDFHRIYIT, translated from the exons ATGTCTGGTTCTGGGGGAGGGAAGCGTCCCTCAGGAGGGGATAGCCCCCCTGGTCCCCCTGAGAAAAAGAGCAAGAAAGAGGAGAAGACCACCACCACACTTATTGAGCCAATACGTATTGCTGGAGTCTCCTCTACG GAGGAAATGGACATGAAGGTTATccagtttaaaaataagaagCTGTGCGAGCGCCTGGAGCAGAGGCAAGCGATGGAGGATGAGTTACGAGAGAAGATTGAAAAGTTAGAGAAGAGACAAGCCACTGATGACACCACTCTTCTGATTGTCAATCGCTACTGGTCACAG ttggaagagagcGTAAGGTTGCTTCGCAAACGCATTGAGCCTGAACAGCCTGCTCCGGCTCCTCCCATGGCACCAGTAGCTGACGCCACAGCAGTTGATGACAGTGGTGTCAGACTATCTTCGCCCCGCTCTGAAGGACCAGCGCCACCCGTGCCTGAAATCCAGAGCGAAAGCGAGCAGATGGACCAGCAGCAGGTCGAGGAGCGTCAGGAAAAAACCCAGGAAGAACAGCAGCCCCCACCGCCTGCCGggtcagaagagttattgacaCAGACCGAGCCAGCACCAGAATCAAAAACAG actCAGCACCGCCTCCCCCTCCATTGAGTGAAAATGCCaaggggtttttggctgtgctCGAACAAAGTACAGAGGAGGAACTGGCCTTGCATCTCCAGGACCGCATGCAGTTCAGCAAAGACGCCATCGCCCAGCTGGTGTGCGTCTTCGACAGACTGCACAGCCGCATTGACAGCATGTGCAGAGCAGCTCAGGAAGCAG CATGTAAAGACGACAACCACCCTGACATCATCCAGAACCGCACATTGCTGGAGGAGAACACGCGACTGCATGAGCTGTCCACGCTCCTGCACGGGCGCCACCACAAGATGTCAATGGAG TACAATGAGCTGGTTGACAAGGTAACAAGTGCAGAGACGAAGGTGTCTGAGATGGAAACAACGGTGGAGGACCTCCAGTGGGATATCGAGAAACTTCGCAACAGGGAACAGAAGCTGAACAAACATCTGGCTGAGGCGAtggagcag CTTAAATCTGGCTACAGCAGCTCTGGCAGCTCTGCTGGACTAGCTGGAGGGCAGATAACTCTGAACATTCAAAAG tttGAAAGTCTCAATGCAGAGTTGGAGCACAACCAGGAGTTGGCCAATAGCCGCATGGCAGAGCTGGAGAAGCTTCAAGCGGAGCTTCAGGAGGCTGTGAGAGAGAGCGAGAAGCTTAAG ATGGATTTGCGCAATATTCCAGAAGAGGTTGTGAAGGAAACGTTGGAGTACAAATGTCTGCAGTCTCAGTTCTCTCTGCTGTACAACGAATCACTCGGGGTCAAAACTCAGCTGGATGAGGCACGAGCTCTCCTGCTTACAGCGAAGAACGCTCATCTTCGTCAGATTGAACACATGGAG AGTGATGAGCTGTCGCTTCAGAAGAAACTGCGAACCGAGGTAATCCAGCTGGAAGACACTTTGGCTCAGGTGCGCAAAGAGTATGAGATGCTGCGCATCGAGTTTGAACAGAACCTGGCAGCCAATGAACAAGCAG GACCAATAAACAGAGAGATGCGACATTTAATTAGCAGTCTTCAAAACCACAACCTTCAGCTAAAGGGGGATGTGCAGCGATACAAGAGGAAGCTGCGAGAAACACAGATGGAGATAAATAAGGTAGACGAtgattggttttcatttttgacaGGTTGTTGCaactatttattaaaaatatcaatGATTCTTAAAAAATTGGTTTTGTTTCCCTCCCAGCTACGTTGTCAAAGTGGAGAAACTGGAGTTTTAATTCTTGAAGAGGCCACAAGCGATGGCGTGGAAGTGAAAAAAGAGGAGGATGACgaccaggaggaagaggaggagaggaggaaggagctcGAGAGACAGCGGGCCcgggagagagagagggagagggaggCTGAACGGGAGCGAGAGAAGGAACGCGAGAGAGATAGGCAGCGCAGCGACGAGTTAAAGAGGAAGGACTCGGACACGCTGAAGATGCTCCGAATAGAACTCAA GAAAGCTCAGGAATCCCAGAAGGAGATGAAGCTCCTGCTCGACATGTATAAATCTGCTCCAAAGGAGCAAAGAGACAAAGTGCAGCTGATGGCGGCGGAGCGCAAATCTAaagcagag GTGGAAGACTTCAGGATGCGAGTGcgagagctggaggagagggaGAGGAAAGAAAGCAAGAAGCTGGCTGATGAAGATGCCCTCAGGAAGATCCGCGTGGCTGAAGAAACTATTGAGCATCTACAGAAGAAACTTGCTGCAACTAAGCAG gaggaggaggcttTGCTCAGTGAGATGGATGTAACTGGACAGGCCTTTGAGGACATGCAGGAGCAGAACAGCCGGCTGCTGCAGCAGCTACGGGAGAAGGACGATGCCAACTTCAAGCTGATGAGTGAGCGGATCAAATCCAATCAGATCTACAAActgctgaaggaggagaaggaggaactGGCTGACCAAGTTCTCACCTTCAAAACCCAG GTGGACGCCCAGCTGCTGGTTGTGCAGAAGCTGGAAGAAAAAGAGGGAGTCCTGCAGAGCACACTGGCTGCTTTGGAGAAGGAGCTTGGTGTCAGAACACAAGCGCTTGAGCTCAACAAGAGGAAG GCGGTGGAGGCCGCTCAGCTGGCAGAAGATTTGAAAGTGCAGCTGGAGCACACTCAGGCCAAGCTGAAGGAGATTCAGGTCTCTGTGGCGGAGAACCGCACCGCCCGCGAAAGAGAGAGCAGCAACCTTAAGCGGGCGCAG GAAGATCTATCCAGACTAAGACGGAAGCTTGAGAAGCAGAAGAAGGTGGAGGTATACTCTGATGCAGATGAGATCCTACAGGAGGAGATCAATCAGTACAAG